One stretch of Chitinophaga pendula DNA includes these proteins:
- a CDS encoding helix-turn-helix domain-containing protein, translated as MVKLNTLSGYPDADQPKRTIAYLLIWCSSGTIDIVVDEKKLTLQPHDVLTITSGQVHYFKNTTNAEGYILEFPLAFFCKDDNDIELIFHNGLFCHFDMNEVIPIKPYQIIEDQLKLIEAELQEQPYQHLISIHSRITLILVAINRAKVERGDEIWKPDALFLKFLEIARSSFEKNYTMKDYARILGTTEAKINEQSKLHTGKTAQNVVYELVISEAKRLLIYQKLSVKEVAYKLGFNDPFYFSNFFKKYTNASPKSYQSKNSL; from the coding sequence ATGGTCAAACTTAACACCCTATCAGGCTATCCAGATGCCGATCAGCCCAAACGCACGATTGCTTACCTGCTGATCTGGTGCTCTTCAGGAACCATTGACATAGTGGTCGATGAAAAGAAATTGACCCTTCAACCACATGACGTCCTCACCATTACCTCCGGACAGGTACATTATTTCAAAAATACAACCAATGCGGAAGGATATATACTGGAATTTCCACTAGCCTTCTTCTGTAAAGATGATAACGACATAGAACTGATCTTCCACAATGGACTCTTCTGCCATTTCGATATGAATGAAGTGATCCCTATAAAGCCATATCAGATCATAGAAGACCAACTCAAACTTATCGAAGCGGAACTACAGGAACAACCTTACCAACATCTCATCTCCATTCACTCCAGGATAACGCTGATACTGGTCGCTATCAACAGGGCCAAAGTCGAAAGAGGCGATGAAATATGGAAACCCGATGCCCTATTCCTCAAGTTCCTCGAAATAGCACGATCTAGCTTTGAGAAAAATTACACCATGAAAGACTATGCCAGGATACTAGGTACTACTGAGGCTAAAATCAATGAACAGTCAAAGTTACATACCGGTAAAACAGCCCAAAACGTCGTCTACGAACTGGTCATCTCGGAAGCCAAAAGGCTGTTGATCTATCAGAAACTCTCTGTGAAAGAAGTCGCCTACAAGCTAGGCTTCAATGACCCCTTCTATT